One region of Salvia miltiorrhiza cultivar Shanhuang (shh) chromosome 3, IMPLAD_Smil_shh, whole genome shotgun sequence genomic DNA includes:
- the LOC131018743 gene encoding uncharacterized protein LOC131018743 produces MTKETAALMNVSSDSMKTAEEQSSIPRVSYSNKVQQSTTKPADVLAQDYCSLHPFKKNDHLHFDIPDDLYNQQLKRFSLALHARIILQKGESPRFAEDIKKELQQRWGISAPWQIIPLGKGFFTLRFSGESDLAKAKSKAFWKLKTGILKIREWVPLFNPYKETAALSQVWLQIYYLPHELWHPDIISGLARSAGTPIKIDGSTFLGAVGHYARVLIEMDVTKDIVYNLTVNRGSASFEIEFVYENIPYFCGICRKVGHSADKCRKNSEEKEVRKDEEEDGSKNRRANAPAAKDSGRFLDKPQKEAFHAKSTKQFKAKEQVITKNSFEVLEREQDASLVEEGELEKASNSGVVSGEKAILKSKIVDNRDLTGGAPAAEGTVAPRGDDLEQRGQVFDTPVANPSIRDHLTPEEEMDWGTINKTDSIEATEEVEQIEVEDKNGQVIVNQNMNEKQFVTAVSTLVQEEMQWIKDQEIKSAEKQREAKQIQQKIDSATQ; encoded by the coding sequence ATGACTAAAGAGACGGCGGCCTTGATGAACGTCAGCAGCGACAGCATGAAAACGGCGGAGGAACAATCTTCTATTCCTAGGGTTTCATACTCAAATAAAGTTCAGCAATCTACGACCAAACCTGCGGATGTTCTCGCGCAAGATTACTGCTCCCTTCACCCTTTCAAGAAAAACGATCACCTTCACTTTGATATTCCTGACGATCTTTATAATCAACAGTTGAAGCGTTTCTCTCTTGCGTTACACGCTAGAATTATTCTGCAAAAAGGAGAATCCCCTAGGTTTGCAGAGGACATTAAAAAGGAATTGCAACAACGATGGGGGATCTCGGCTCCGTGGCAAATCATCCCTCTCGGCAAGGGTTTTTTCACACTCCGTTTCTCTGGTGAAAGCGACCTGGCGAAAGCAAAGTCGAAAGCCTTCTGGAAGTTAAAGACTGGCATCCTAAAAATTAGAGAATGGGTCCCTTTATTTAATCCCTATAAAGAAACGGCTGCTTTGTCTCAAGTCTGGCTACAGATCTATTACCTGCCACATGAGCTTTGGCATCCTGACATTATATCCGGTCTAGCTCGTTCTGCGGGAACCCCGATCAAGATTGATGGTTCTACCTTTCTTGGGGCAGTTGGACATTATGCTCGGGTCCTCATTGAAATGGACGTTACGAAGGACATTGTCTATAACTTAACGGTCAATAGGGGCTCGGCCTCCTTTGAAATTGAGTTTGTTTATGAAAACATACCATACTTTTGCGGAATTTGTAGGAAGGTGGGCCACTCTGCGGATAAATGCAGGAAGAATTCTGAAGAAAAGGAAGTGCGGAAAGATGAGGAGGAAGATGGTTCTAAGAACAGAAGAGCTAATGCTCCGGCGGCTAAGGACTCGGGGCGGTTTTTGGATAAACCTCAGAAAGAAGCTTTTCATGCTAAGTCTACGAAGCAGTTCAAAGCCAAAGAGCAAGTTATTACTAAAAATTCTTTTGAGGTCCTGGAGAGGGAGCAGGATGCGAGCTTGGTTGAGGAGGGAGAGTTGGAGAAGGCTAGCAACTCTGGAGTTGTTTCGGGGGAGAAGGCGATTCTTAAAAGTAAAATCGTGGACAACAGAGACCTTACGGGGGGTGCACCGGCTGCGGAGGGCACGGTTGCTCCACGTGGTGATGACTTAGAACAGCGGGGGCAGGTGTTCGACACCCCAGTTGCCAATCCTTCTATACGAGATCACTTAACTCCTGAAGAGGAAATGGATTGGGGTACGATAAACAAGACGGACAGCATTGAAGCTACAGAGGAGGTCGAGCAAATAGAGGTTGAGGATAAGAATGGGCAAGTGATTGTTAATCAAAACATGAATGAAAAGCAGTTTGTAACGGCTGTATCCACCTTAGTACAGGAGGAAATGCAATGGATAAAGGATCAAGAGATTAAATCTGCGGAGAAGCAAAGAGAGGCCAAACAAATTCAGCAGAAAATTGATTCGGCTACGCAATAA
- the LOC131018744 gene encoding uncharacterized protein LOC131018744, protein MKKLKRLRADLRVWNKDVFGHVDRALADWQHHLLDVQTRISELGYNDELFEEEVQIQAEINVALSRKSKLLQQKSRASWLVDGDRNTTFFHRLAKFRKRNASISRLNINGDDEYSQNIIEQHIVNHFSTLFSDNGSPAADQIEIDALIQPRVSEAQNRLLTTISDEGEVVAAVFDMDANSAPGPDGFSGIHSYLPSGCNASTMILIPKKETVSVVGDLRPIVLSNFFFKIISKILASRLSSVAASHVSPNQFGFIKGRNIHDCIMLSSEGFNCMERTNNGINMACKVDITKAFDTIRWEFIFQLQYQSMETAAVIMRNLEKLFGNRTDQSVLNS, encoded by the exons ATGAAAAAACTTAAAAGGCTTCGCGCTGATCTTCGGGTCTGGAATAAGGATGTTTTTGGTCATGTTGATCGAGCTTTGGCGGATTGGCAACATCATCTGTTAGACGTGCAAACTAGAATCTCGGAGTTGGGTTACAATGACGAGTTATTTGAGGAAGAAGTTCAGATTCAAGCGGAAATCAACGTTGCTCTTTCCAGGAAAAGTAAACTCCTTCAGCAGAAAAGTAGAGCTTCTTGGCTCGTGGATGGAGACAGAAATACGACGTTTTTTCATAGACTTGCTAAGTTTAGAAAACGGAATGCCTCGATCTCTAGACTGAATATTAACGGAGACGATGAGTACAGCCAGAATATTATTGAGCAGCATATCGTTAATCATTTTTCGACCCTTTTCTCTGATAATGGCAGCCCGGCAGCAGATCAGATTGAGATTGACGCCTTGATTCAACCGAGAGTCTCTGAGGCTCAAAATAGGCTTCTTACTACGATTTCGGATGAGGGGGAAGTTGTTGCGGCGGTCTTTGACATGGATGCCAATAGCGCCCCGGGGCCTGATGGGTTTTCTGGCAT TCATTCTTATCTGCCTAGTGGCTGCAATGCAAGCACTATGATTCTTATCCCGAAAAAGGAGACTGTTTCTGTGGTGGGGGATCTTCGGCCAATTGTTCTTtcaaattttttcttcaaaatcatCTCAAAGATTTTGGCTTCCCGTCTTAGCTCTGTTGCTGCTTCGCATGTCTCGCCTAATCAATTTGGCTTCATAAAAGGCAGAAATATCCATGATTGTATTATGCTCAGTTCGGAGGGATTTAACTGTATGGAGCGTACGAACAATGGCATCAACATGGCTTGTAAAGTTGACATTACGAAAGCCTTTGATACTATTCGCTGGGAGTTCATTTTTCAA CTGCAATATCAGTCGATGGAGACTGCAGCTGTAATTATGAGGAACCTCGAGAAGCTTTTTGGGAATCGGACCGATCAGtccgttttgaactcatga